The Ignavibacteria bacterium genome has a window encoding:
- a CDS encoding YajQ family cyclic di-GMP-binding protein, with protein sequence MAQHSMDIVSKVDAMEVDNAVNMANKEIKQRYDLRDTNSSIEFNKKEMFLMVHSKDEFPLKACVDILQNKLVKRSVSLKALKYNEIEPAASGEVKQKILLQSGIDKDKARLITKMIKDSKLKVTSAIQDEQVRVSGKNIDDLQTVIKMIRDADLEFPTQFVNYK encoded by the coding sequence ATGGCACAGCATTCTATGGATATTGTCTCAAAGGTCGATGCAATGGAAGTCGATAATGCCGTTAACATGGCAAACAAAGAAATAAAGCAGCGGTATGATTTGCGAGATACAAACTCGTCAATCGAGTTTAATAAGAAAGAAATGTTTTTGATGGTTCATTCAAAGGATGAATTTCCGCTAAAGGCATGCGTTGATATACTCCAGAACAAGCTGGTGAAAAGAAGCGTCTCGCTGAAAGCATTGAAGTATAACGAGATTGAGCCGGCGGCTTCGGGTGAAGTAAAGCAGAAGATATTATTGCAATCCGGAATTGATAAAGACAAAGCGAGATTAATTACGAAAATGATTAAAGATTCGAAGCTTAAAGTAACATCCGCAATTCAAGATGAGCAAGTTCGAGTAAGCGGGAAAAATATAGACGATCTGCAAACCGTAATTAAAATGATACGTGACGCAGACTTGGAATTTCCGACTCAGTTTGTGAATTATAAGTGA